A single genomic interval of Camelina sativa cultivar DH55 chromosome 11, Cs, whole genome shotgun sequence harbors:
- the LOC104723301 gene encoding AT-hook motif nuclear-localized protein 23, with the protein MAGLDLGTAFRYVNHQLHRPDLHLHHNSSSDDVTPGAGLGHFTVDDEDNNNHQGLDLASGGGSGSSGGGGHGGGGDVVGRRPRGRPPGSKNKPKPPVIITRESANTLRAHILEVTNGCDVFDCVATYARRRQRGICVLSGSGTVTNVSIRQPSAAGAVVTLQGTFEILSLSGSFLPPPAPPGATSLTIFLAGGQGQVVGGSVVGELTAAGPVIVIAASFTNVAYERLPLEEEEQQQQQQLGGGSNGGGNLFPEVSAGGGGGLPFFNLPMNMQPNVQLPVEGWPGNSGGRGPF; encoded by the coding sequence ATGGCTGGTCTTGATCTAGGCACAGCTTTTCGTTACGTTAATCACCAGCTCCATCGTCCCGATCTCCACCTTCACCACAATTCCTCCTCCGATGACGTCACTCCCGGAGCCGGACTCGGTCATTTCACTGTCGACGACgaagacaacaacaaccatCAAGGTCTTGACTTAGCCTCCGGTGGAGGATCAGGAAGCTCTGGAGGAGGTGGTCACGGGGGAGGAGGAGACGTCGTTGGCCGTCGTCCACGTGGCAGACCACCGGGATCGAAGAACAAACCGAAGCCTCCGGTGATAATCACGCGCGAGAGCGCAAACACTCTTAGAGCTCACATTCTTGAAGTAACAAACGGCTGCGACGTTTTCGACTGCGTTGCCACTTACGCTCGTCGGAGGCAGCGAGGGATCTGCGTTCTGAGTGGTAGCGGAACCGTAACGAACGTCAGCATACGTCAGCCATCTGCGGCTGGAGCGGTTGTGACGCTACAAGGAACGTTCGAGATTCTTTCTCTCTCCGGCTcgtttcttcctcctcctgcTCCTCCCGGAGCAACGAGTTTGACAATATTCTTGGCTGGAGGACAAGGTCAAGTGGTTGGAGGAAGCGTTGTGGGTGAGCTTACGGCAGCTGGACCGGTGATTGTAATCGCAGCTTCGTTTACTAATGTTGCTTATGAGAGACTTCCTTTAGAAGAAgaggagcagcagcagcaacaacaacttGGAGGAGGATCTAACGGCGGAGGTAATTTGTTTCCGGAGGTTTCtgccggaggaggaggaggacttCCGTTCTTTAATTTACCGATGAATATGCAACCAAATGTTCAACTTCCGGTGGAAGGTTGGCCGGGGAATTCCGGTGGAAGAGGTCCTTTCTGA
- the LOC104723302 gene encoding uncharacterized membrane protein At4g09580-like isoform X2 — protein sequence MQREEGEETSTIGVVPAVKSPTPTSLLSFWEVTAASGVVLGFLMGLVCVYLTMPQSDYSFLKLPRNLEDLQILKDNLEIYTSDYTVQVLVGYCLVYVFMQTFMIPGTVFMSLLAGALFGVIKGMALVVSTATAGASSCYFLSKLIGRPLLFSLWPDKLVFFQEQVAKRKDRLLNYMLFLRLTPTLPNTFINVASPIVDVPYHIFFLATFIGLIPAAYVTVRAGLALGELKSLGDLYDFSSMATLCLIGVLSVTPTLISKKKA from the exons atgcagagagaagaaggagaagaaacatCAACCATCGGCGTTGTCCCGGCGGTGAAATCGCCGACGCCAACATCTCTTCTGAGCTTTTGGGAGGTCACGGCAGCTTCCGGCGTCGTTTTAGGGTTTCTGATGGGGCTCGTTTGCGTTTACCTCACAATGCCTCAATCTGATTACAGTTTCCTCAAGCTCCCTCGTAATCTCGAAGATCTTCAGATTCTTAA AGATAATTTGGAGATTTACACAAGTGATTACACAGTTCAAGTTCTTGTTGGATATTGTCTGGTCTACGTTTTTATGCAGACGTTTATGATTCCTGGAACTGTGTTTATGTCTTTGCTTGCTGGTGCTCTCTTTGGAGTTATCAAAGGAATGGCTCTTGTTGTCTCTACTGCAACAGCTGGTGCTTCTTCTTGCTATTTCCTCTCTAAGCTCATTGGTAGACCGTTACTCTTCTCGCTTTGGCCTGACAAGCTCGTATTCTTCCAAGAACAG gttGCGAAGAGAAAAGATCGGTTGCTGAATTATATGCTCTTCTTGAGACTAACACCAACATTGCCTAACACTTTCATTAATGTTGCTTCTCCAATTGTTGATGTTCCTTACCATATCTTCTTCTTAGCTACATTCATTGGTCTGATTCCTGCTGCATATGTCACTGTCCGG gCCGGGCTTGCTCTTGGAGAGCTAAAATCATTGGGAGATCTCTATGACTTCAGCTCCATGGCGACTCTGTGTCTCATTGGTGTGCTCTCTGTGACTCCAACCCTAATTAGCAAGAAGAAAgcgtag
- the LOC104723302 gene encoding uncharacterized membrane protein At4g09580-like isoform X1 codes for MQREEGEETSTIGVVPAVKSPTPTSLLSFWEVTAASGVVLGFLMGLVCVYLTMPQSDYSFLKLPRNLEDLQILKDNLEIYTSDYTVQVLVGYCLVYVFMQTFMIPGTVFMSLLAGALFGVIKGMALVVSTATAGASSCYFLSKLIGRPLLFSLWPDKLVFFQDQVAKRKDRLLNYMLFLRLTPTLPNTFINVASPIVDVPYHIFFLATFIGLIPAAYVTVRAGLALGELKSLGDLYDFSSMATLCLIGVLSVTPTLISKKKA; via the exons atgcagagagaagaaggagaagaaacatCAACCATCGGCGTTGTCCCGGCGGTGAAATCGCCGACGCCAACATCTCTTCTGAGCTTTTGGGAGGTCACGGCAGCTTCCGGCGTCGTTTTAGGGTTTCTGATGGGGCTCGTTTGCGTTTACCTCACAATGCCTCAATCTGATTACAGTTTCCTCAAGCTCCCTCGTAATCTCGAAGATCTTCAGATTCTTAA aGATAATTTGGAGATTTACACAAGTGATTATACAGTTCAAGTTCTAGTTGGATATTGTCTGGTCTACGTTTTTATGCAGACGTTTATGATTCCTGGAACTGTGTTTATGTCTTTGCTTGCTGGTGCTCTCTTTGGAGTTATCAAAGGAATGGCTCTTGTTGTCTCTACTGCAACAGCTGGTGCTTCTTCTTGCTATTTCCTCTCTAAGCTCATCGGTAGACCTTTGCTCTTCTCTCTTTGGCCTGACAAGCTCGTATTCTTCCAAGATCAG gttGCGAAGAGAAAAGATCGGTTGCTGAATTATATGCTCTTCTTGAGACTAACACCAACATTGCCTAACACTTTCATTAATGTTGCTTCTCCAATTGTTGATGTTCCTTACCATATCTTCTTCTTAGCTACATTCATTGGTCTGATTCCTGCTGCATATGTCACTGTCCGG gCCGGGCTTGCTCTTGGAGAGCTAAAATCATTGGGAGATCTCTATGACTTCAGCTCCATGGCGACTCTGTGTCTCATTGGTGTGCTCTCTGTGACTCCAACCCTAATTAGCAAGAAGAAAgcgtag
- the LOC104727952 gene encoding uncharacterized protein LOC104727952, producing MAPRKNITMEDQQEEFRQTLETFTAAPLGRDHYQQIRLHRNNNPNNNTSLAARWESGFKLETPEFSGSLKAEEFLDWLNMVEEVLDFKKVPDDVRVSLVATRFKSRAMAWWTQLKESRRRSGKSKIDSWEKFKKHMRRSFLPYNYERTLYTKLPNLHQGSHTVDEYASYFFEMVARTTLLETEDQLVSRFIGGLRTQLQIPLQQFNPTTVSEAHQRAMGMETQFRQTWGSNNSHTRFQAPPTGETGSSPHTESVSTRASVSKIGAPADSIAASRQPRTSALRCYTCGENGHRQTACPNQTRRGLLTQEIEITDEPHYDDYFSDPHQDNDADVIGGDT from the exons ATGGCGCCACGCAAAAACATCACCATGGAAGATCAACAAGAAGAGTTTCGACAGACCTTGGAGACTTTTACGGCGG CCCCACTGGGCCGAGACCATTATCAACAAATTCGTCTTCACCGCAACAACAACCCAAACAACAATACCTCGTTAGCTGCTCGTTGGGAATCCGGCTTCAAGCTCGAAACTCCAGAATTTTCAGGGAGTCTTAAAGCAGAGGAGTTTCTTGATTGGCTTAACATGGTGGAAGAAGTTTTGGACTTTAAAAAAGTCCCGGATGATGTTCGTGTCTCTCTAGTTGCAACACGGTTCAAGAGTAGAGCCATGGCATGGTGGACTCAGCTCAAAGAATCTCGACGTCGTTCAGGAAAATCAAAAATTGATTCGTgggaaaaatttaaaaaacatatgCGTAGAAGTTTTCTTCCTTACAACTATGAGCGCACCTTGTATACGAAGCTGCCGAATTTGCATCAAGGGTCACACACTGTGGATGAGTATGCCTCATATTTTTTTGAGATGGTTGCTCGCACTACGTTACTTGAAACAGAGGACCAACTCGTTTCTAGGTTTATTGGGGGTTTACGCACACAACTTCAAATACCGTTGCAACAGTTTAATCCGACTACAGTATCTGAGGCTCATCAACGTGCTATGGGTATGGAGACTCAATTTCGTCAAACTTGGGGATCCAATAATTCACACACTCGTTTTCAAGCTCCGCCTACAGGGGAAACTGGTTCCAGCCCACATACAGAATCTGTTTCCACACGTGCTAGTGTGTCTAAAATAGGAGCTCCTGCTGATTCTATTGCCGCTTCAAGACAACCCCGAACCAGTGCTTTGCGTTGTTATACTTGTGGGGAGAATGGTCATCGTCAAACTGCTTGCCCCAACCAGACTCGTCGCGGGTTGCTTACACAGGAGATAGAAATCACCGACGAGCCTCACTATGATGATTACTTTTCTGATCCTCACCAAGATAATGATGCTGATGTTATTGGCGGTGACACATGA
- the LOC104723304 gene encoding transcription factor MYB39-like, whose translation MGRSPCCDQDKGVKKGPWMQEEDDKLTAYINENGYGNWRSLPKHAGLNRCGKSCRLRWMNYLRPDIRRGKFSDEEESTIVRLHALLGNKWSKIAGHLPGRTDNEIKNYWNTHMRKKLLQMGIDPITHEPRTNELGPILDVSQMLAVAINNGQFGNNNNLFNNSTTALEDLLKLQLIHKMLQIITPKAVPNINSFNTTSVNPKPEPVVSSFNTNSVNPKPDTTAGQQVFINQSGITPEVWDGFEDNQLPGLITVSEESLKAAKPGNSTTPEANDHTGTGMMMGYYGDQSREIPSSGSVSVSPVESDFIHPGTVQHSPGLDVLEDWEKFLDDDESSDSCWKSFLDLTSPTSSPLPW comes from the exons ATGGGAAGATCACCGTGTTGCGATCAAGACAAAGGCGTGAAGAAAGGACCGTGGatgcaagaagaagatgataagctCACCGCTTATATAAACGAGAATGGTTATGGGAACTGGCGGTCCCTTCCTAAGCATGCTGGACTTAACCGCTGCGGCAAGAGCTGTCGACTCCGGTGGATGAATTATCTCCGGCCTGATATCCGGCGAGGCAAGTTCTCCGATGAAGAAGAGAGTACCATCGTTAGACTCCATGCCCTTCTTGGCAACAA ATGGTCTAAAATTGCGGGTCATCTTCCAGGAAGAACcgataatgaaataaaaaactattgGAACACTCATATGAGGAAGAAGTTGTTGCAAATGGGGATTGATCCAATAACACACGAGCCAAGAACCAACGAGCTTGGCCCTATCCTCGATGTTTCTCAAATGCTCGCCGTGGCGATCAACAATGGCCAATTTGGTAACAATAATAACCTCTTCAACAATAGTACTACTGCTTTGGAGGATCTTCTCAAACTCCAATTGATTCACAAAATGCTTCAAATCATAACCCCCAAAGCCGTACCAAACATCAATAGCTTCAACACCACTTCAGTGAATCCCAAACCGGAACCGGTAGTCAGTAGCTTCAATACCAATTCAGTGAATCCTAAACCGGATACTACGGCTGGACAACAGGTTTTCATAAACCAAAGTGGAATCACTCCTGAGGTTTGGGATGGTTTTGAAGATAACCAGCTTCCTGGTTTGATTACGGTTTCTGAAGAGAGTTTAAAGGCAGCAAAACCTGGTAATAGTACTACCCCCGAGGCAAATGATCACACCGGAACCGGTATGATGATGGGCTACTATGGTGATCAATCACGTGAAATCCCATCTTCTGGTTCGGTATCGGTTTCTCCTGTAGAATCCGATTTCATCCATCCTGGTACGGTTCAGCACTCACCCGGTTTAGATGTCCTAGAAGACTGGGAGAAgttccttgatgatgatgaatcgagTGATTCTTGCTGGAAAAGTTTCTTAga CTTAACGTCACCCACATCGTCACCCCTCCCATGGTAA
- the LOC104727953 gene encoding putative F-box protein At4g17780, protein MEEEEKNPSSIYIVTDLLEDIFLRLPLKSILISKSVSRRWKAILESKTFVERRMSLQKNRKILATYNCDCSREPRLLQGSWFKGGEQIVYLHYNTTRPSLTCYGLVCILEPYWIDVLNPWTRQLRRYGFGFGTIIGESSAFSPRNWAIGFGKDRVTGNYKVVKMCLLFFGKTSVRDPEVEYSVLDVETGEWRMLSPPPCKVFAVKGSVCVNGSIYWLHNTIGTVWKILALDLDKEEFHNVSVPVMSVMQETNIVNLDDRLAIANTYTKAEWKLEIWSMDTEVKRWTKTYSIHLDNRVVSQERHNRWFTPVSVSKQGNLVFYDNHNRLFKYYPRKNAIMCLSSDTCVISPFFENLAPLPLKSIIPYPHPRRRSRCPLLSSRSNECGILYFVLTTTLLWLSL, encoded by the coding sequence atggaggaagaagagaaaaacccTAGTTCGATCTACATAGTGACCGATCTACTGGAAGATATATTCCTTCGACTTCCTTTGAAATCGATTCTCATATCGAAAAGCGTCTCAAGACGATGGAAAGCAATTCTTGAATCGAAGACGTTCGTGGAGAGACGAATGAGTCTTCAAAAGAACCGCAAAATCCTGGCTACTTACAACTGCGACTGCAGCAGGGAGCCTAGGCTACTCCAGGGGTCGTGGTTCAAAGGTGGCGAACAGATAGTATATCTGCATTACAACACCACACGACCCTCGTTGACTTGCTACGGTTTGGTCTGCATCCTCGAACCATATTGGATCGACGTTTTGAACCCTTGGACAAGACAACTCCGACGATACGGCTTTGGATTTGGAACCATAATCGGAGAATCTTCGGCTTTCTCTCCGAGAAATTGGGCAATTGGATTTGGTAAGGACAGAGTTACGGGCAACTATAAAGTAGTGAAGATGTGTTTATTATTTTTCGGTAAAACTAGTGTACGCGATCCTGAGGTGGAGTATAGTGTTCTTGATGTTGAAACTGGTGAATGGCGGATGTTGAGTCCACCTCCTTGTAAGGTCTTTGCCGTAAAAGGATCCGTGTGTGTGAATGGATCGATTTACTGGTTACACAACACTATTGGGACGGTTTGGAAGATACTAGCTTTGGATCTTGACAAAGAAGAGTTCCATAACGTCTCAGTTCCGGTTATGAGTGTCATGCAAGAAACCAATATAGTGAACCTTGATGATCGCCTGGCCATAGCCAATACCTATACTAAGGCTGAATGGAAACTAGAGATTTGGAGCATGGATACAGAAGTCAAAAGATGGACCAAGACTTACTCCATACATTTAGATAACAGAGTTGTTTCTCAGGAAAGACATAACAGGTGGTTCACCCCGGTGTCGGTTTCTAAGCAAGGGAATCTTGTCTTCTATGATAACCATAACAGACTTTTCAAATATTATCCAAGGAAAAATGCCATTATGTGCCTCTCCTCAGACACTTGTGTTATATCTCCATTCTTTGAAAATTTGGCACCACTTCCTTTGAAATCAATTATTCCGTATCCTCATCCGCGCAGGAGATCCAGATGCCCCCTCCTGTCTTCGAGATCAAATGAATGCGGGATCCTATATTTTGTCTTAACCACCACTCTACTATGGTTGTCTCTCTAA
- the LOC109124714 gene encoding alpha,alpha-trehalose-phosphate synthase [UDP-forming] 5 translates to MVSRSYSNLLDLASGNFHSFSREKKRFPRVATVTGVLSELDDDNNSNSVCSDAPSSVTQDRIIIVGNQLPIKSHRNSAGKLSFSWDNDSLLLQLKDGMREDMEVVYIGCLKEQIDTVEQDDVSQRLLENFKCVPAYISPELFTKYYHGFCKQHLWPLFHYMLPLTPDLGGRFDRSLWQAYLSVNKIFADKVMEVISPDDDFVWVHDYHLMVLPTFLRKRFNRVKLGFFLHSPFPSSEIYRTLPVRNELLRALLNADLIGFHTFDYARHFLSCCSRMLGLSYQSKRGTIGLEYYGRTVSIKILPVGIHISQLQSILNLPETQTKVAELRDQFLNQKVLLGVDDMDIFKGISLKLLAMEQLLTQHPEKRGQVVLVQIANPARGRGKDVQEVQSETEATVKRINEMFGRPGYQPVVLIDTPLQFFERIAYYVIAECCLVTAVRDGMNLIPYEYIICRQGNPKLNEIIGLEPSASKKSMLVVSEFIGCSPSLSGAIRVNPWNIDAVTEAMDYALIVSEAEKQMRHEKHYKYVSTHDVAYWARSFIQDLERACGDHVRKRCWGIGFGLGFRVVALDPSFKKLSIEHIVSAYKRTKNRAILLDYDGTMVQPGSIRTTPTRETIEILNNLSSDPKNIVYLVSGKDRNTLTEWFSSCDNLGLGAEHGYFIRPNDGTDWETSSLVSGFEWKQIAEPVMRLYTETTDGSTIETKETALVWNYQFADPDFGSCQAKELMEHLESVLTNDPVSVKTGQQLVEVKPQGVNKGLVAERLITTMQEKGKLLDFILCVGDDRSDEDMFEVIMSAKDGPALSPVAEIFACTVGQKPSKAKYYLDDTAEIIRMLEGLATSNAPISDQIGSIAAVSTKDLF, encoded by the exons ATGGTATCAAGATCTTATTCCAACCTCTTGGATCTTGCTTCTGGAAACTTCCATTCGTTTTCCCGGGAAAAGAAGAGGTTTCCAAGAGTAGCAACTGTCACAGGTGTCTTATCTGAGCTAGATGATGATAACAACAGCAACAGTGTCTGCTCTGATGCTCCTTCTTCCGTCACGCAAGATCGAATCATCATAGTTGGGAACCAGCTTCCTATTAAATCACATCGAAACTCTGCTGGTAAACTGAGCTTTAGTTGGGACAATGACTCGCTTCTCTTGCAGCTTAAAGACGGTATGCGTGAAGACATGGAAGTTGTCTACATTGGTTGTCTTAAAGAACAAATCGATACAGTTGAGCAAGATGATGTTTCTCAAAGGTTGCTTGAGAATTTCAAATGCGTTCCTGCCTATATCTCACCTGAGCTATTCACCAAGTACTATCATGGATTCTGTAAGCAACATCTATGGCCTTTGTTTCACTACATGCTTCCTTTAACGCCTGATCTTGGAGGTAGATTTGATCGTTCGTTATGGCAAGCTTACCTTTCGGTTAACAAGATCTTTGCGGATAAAGTGATGGAAGTGATTAGTCctgatgatgattttgtttggGTTCATGACTATCACTTAATGGTTTTGCCTACTTTCTTGAGGAAGAGGTTTAATAGAGTAAAGCTTGGTTTTTTCCTTCATAGCCCGTTCCCTTCTTCTGAGATATACCGTACTCTTCCAGTGAGAAACGAGCTCTTACGCGCACTCCTCAACGCAGATTTGATTGGGTTTCATACCTTTGACTATGCTAGACACTTTCTTTCTTGCTGCAGCAGGATGCTTGGTTTATCATATCAGTCCAAACGTGGAACCATAGGGCTAGAGTACTATGGTCGAACGGTAAGCATCAAGATTCTTCCTGTCGGGATCCATATCAGTCAGCTTCAGTCGATTTTAAACCTCCCTGAGACTCAAACCAAAGTTGCTGAGCTAAGAGACCAGTTCTTGAATCAAAAAGTTCTTCTCGGTGTAGATGACATGGACATCTTCAAAGGAATCAGCCTCAAACTCTTGGCGATGGAACAACTTCTCACACAGCATCCGGAGAAGCGAGGTCAAGTGGTGCTTGTCCAGATTGCAAACCCTGCAAGAGGTCGTGGTAAAGACGTTCAGGAGGTTCAGTCTGAAACTGAGGCCACGGTTAAAAGGATTAATGAAATGTTTGGAAGGCCAGGTTACCAACCTGTCGTTCTGATTGATACACCGCTTCAGTTCTTTGAGAGGATTGCTTACTATGTGATTGCAGAGTGTTGTCTTGTTACAGCGGTAAGAGATGGTATGAATCTTATACCTTATGAGTACATTATCTGCAGACAAGGAAATCCGAAACTCAATGAGATTATAGGCCTTGAACCTTCTGCATCAAAGAAGAGTATGCTCGTTGTCTCTGAGTTTATCGGATGTTCTCCTTCTTTAAGCGGCGCCATTAGAGTGAATCCATGGAACATAGATGCTGTGACTGAAGCCATGGACTATGCATTGATAGTTTCAGAAGCAGAGAAGCAGATGCGTCACGAGAAGCACTACAAATATGTGAGCACACATGATGTTGCGTATTGGGCGCGCAGCTTTATACAGGATCTTGAAAGGGCTTGCGGTGATCATGTGAGGAAGAGGTGTTGGGGGATAGGTTTCGGGTTAGGGTTTCGAGTTGTGGCGCTTGATCCAAGTTTTAAAAAGCTCTCGATTGAGCACATTGTCTCAGCTTATAAGAGAACCAAGAACCGAGCCATTTTGTTGGATTATGATGGCACAATGGTACAGCCAGGGTCCATTAGGACAACACCAACCCGCGAAACAATCGAAATCTTGAATAATCTGTCTAGTGATCCCAAGAATATCGTGTACCTCGTCAGCGGGAAAGACAGAAATACGCTAACTGAATGGTTTTCTTCATGTGATAATCTTGGTTTGGGTGCAGAGCACGGATACTTCATAAG GCCAAATGATGGAACAGACTGGGAAACGTCAAGTTTGGTATCGGGTTTTGAATGGAAACAAATAGCAGAGCCAGTGATGAGACTGTACACAGAGACTACAGATGGATCAACAATAGAGACTAAAGAGACTGCACTCGTTTGGAATTACCAATTTGCAGATCCTGATTTTGGATCTTGTCAAGCCAAAGAGCTTATGGAACACCTCGAAAGCGTGCTTACCAATGATCCAGTCTCTGTCAAGACTGGACAACAACTCGTTGAAGTTAAACCACAG GGTGTGAACAAAGGTCTTGTGGCGGAGAGACTTATAACAACGATGCAAGAAAAAGGGAAACTTTTGGATTTCATTCTCTGCGTTGGTGATGATCGGTCCGATGAAGATATGTTTGAGGTGATAATGAGTGCAAAAGATGGCCCGGCTTTGTCTCCTGTGGCTGAGATCTTTGCTTGCACCGTTGGTCAAAAGCCAAGCAAAGCAAAATACTATTTAGACGATACGGCAGAGATAATCAGAATGCTTGAAGGTCTAGCCACCTCTAACGCACCTATCTCTGATCAAATCGGTTCAATAGCTGCTGTTTCGACGAAAGATCTGTTTTAA